The following proteins are encoded in a genomic region of Glycine soja cultivar W05 chromosome 17, ASM419377v2, whole genome shotgun sequence:
- the LOC114391873 gene encoding MND1-interacting protein 1-like isoform X1, translating to MGCTMREKHIRANRRPRSVKPDPDSCDKDAISKSIAESGLKPFKYHLGLNDSSQSPNSIPNAEETGWGYCTEEQLEEILLKNLEFIYNEAVSKLVALGYDEDVAVKAILRNGHCYGGMDVLTNILHNSLAFLNSNSDSGGGGGGASYNSNGGNLDESDPVFSDLRQLEEYSLAGMLCLLQQVRPHLSKGDAMWCLLMSDLHVGRASAMEIPEPGNGSTVPAAGEVGANLVGAMAPALCRFHGGWGFGSGGGLEFPVNGIFSCGAEMNLQLQRDIEFPKRFNLSPSMKSLLKRNVAMFAAGFRANSKQLQAQVKVVPGRSTVPSLDSSAASGTEVPAEQSGGNSQNLDSQDAVNSVQSKFGDLNLDENLELVAEDQKDEVIVTLFHQIKDLEKQVSERKDWAHQKAMQAARKLSSDLTELKMLRMEREETQKLKKGKPVLEDTTMKRLSEMENALRKASGQLDLGNAAVRRLETENAEMKAEMEASKLSASESVTACLEVAKREKKCLKKLLAWEKQKAKLQQEISDEKEKILKTKEILVQIRQCQKEAEVKWKEELKAKEEALALVEEERHCKEAAESNNKRKLEALRLKIEIDFQRHKDDLLRLEQELSRLKASAQSAELHNQSSTSPTSDCKGAKPQRETIARLLQELDNLEDFSEKEINSNRECIVCMKDEVSIVFLPCAHQVMCASCSDEYGRKGKATCPCCRVQIQQRIRVFGASS from the exons atgggTTGCACCATGAGGGAAAAGCACATCAGAGCTAATCGGAGACCCCGATCGGTGAAGCCGGACCCGGATTCTTGCGACAAAGATGCCATATCCAAATCCATAGCCGAGTCTGGCCTCAAGCCCTTCAAATACCATCTGGGTCTCAACGATTCTTCCCAGAGTCCGAATTCGATCCCTAATGCTGAGGAAACCGGGTGGGGTTACTGTACAGAGGAACAATTGGAAGAGATTCTGTTGAAAAACTTGGAATTTATATACAACGAAGCTGTTTCGAAGCTTGTTGCGTTGGGATATGATGAGGATGTTGCTGTTAAGGCCATACTGCGAAATGGACATTGTTATGGTGGCATGGATGTGCTGACGAATATTTTGCACAATTCCTTGGCTTTTTTGAATAGTAATAGTgatagtggtggtggtggtggtggtgctagTTATAATAGTAATGGTGGGAATTTGGATGAGTCTGACCCTGTGTTCTCTGATTTGAGGCAGTTGGAGGAGTACTCTTTGGCGGGTATGCTGTGTTTGTTGCAACAAGTGAGGCCTCATTTGAGCAAAGGGGATGCCATGTGGTGTTTGCTCATGAGTGATCTTCATGTTGGGAGGGCTAGTGCTATGGAGATTCCGGAGCCGGGCAATGGGAGCACTGTGCCGGCTGCCGGCGAGGTTGGTGCCAATTTGGTTGGTGCTATGGCGCCAGCTTTGTGTAGGTTTCATGGGGGGTGGGGATTTGGAAGTGGGGGAGGCTTGGAATTTCCTGTGAATGGGATATTCTCTTGTGGTGCAGAGATGAATTTGCAGCTGCAACGAGACATTGAGTTTCCGAAGAGGTTTAATCTTTCTCCTTCAATGAAGTCCTTGTTGAAGAGAAATGTTGCTATGTTTGCTGCTGGTTTTAGGGCAAACTCCAAGCAATTGCAGGCACAGGTGAAGGTCGTTCCCGGCCGGAGTACAGTGCCTAGTTTGGATTCTTCGGCTGCATCTGGGACAGAAGTCCCGGCTGAGCAGTCCGGAGGAAATTCACAGAATCTTGATAGCCAAGATGCTGTGAATTCGGTGCAGAGTAAATTTGGTGATTTGAATCTTGATGAGAATTTGGAGTTAGTGGCGGAGGATCAGAAGGATGAGGTGATagttactttatttcatcagaTTAAGGATCTTGAGAAACAGGTCAGTGAGCGAAAAGATTGGGCTCATCAGAAGGCAATGCAGGCAGCAAGAAAGCTAAGCAGTGATCTGACTGAGCTCAAAATGTTGCGGATGGAAAGAGAGGAGACTcaaaaattgaagaaaggaAAACCAGTGCTTGAGGACACAACCATGAAGAGACTCTCAGAGATGGAGAATGCTTTGAGAAAGGCCAGTGGTCAACTGGACCTTGGGAATGCAGCTGTGAGGAGACTAGAAACTGAGAATGCAGAAATGAAAGCAGAGATGGAGGCTTCCAAATTAAGTGCATCAGAATCGGTGACAGCTTGCTTAGAAGTTgcaaaaagggagaaaaaatgCTTGAAAAAACTTCTAGCTTGGGAAAAACAGAAAGCTAAGCTGCAGCAAGAGATTTCTgatgaaaaagagaagatattaaagacaaaagaaatattGGTTCAGATTAGACAATGTCAAAAGGAAGCTGAG GTTAAGTGGAAGGAGGAGCTGAAGGCTAAAGAGGAAGCCCTAGCACTAGTTGAGGAGGAACGACACTGTAAGGAAGCAGCCGAGTCTAACAATAAGAGGAAGCTCGAGGCATTGCGTCTGAAGATAGAGATAGATTTCCAGCGCCACAAGGATGATCTACTAAGACTCGAGCAGGAGCTTTCACGGCTTAAAGCATCTGCTCAGTCTGCTGAGTTGCATAACCAGTCAAGCACTTCACCTACAAGCGACTGCAAGGGTGCAAAGCCCCAAAGAGAGACCATTGCTAGGCTGCTTCAAGAATTAGATAATCTGGAGGACTTTTctgagaaagaaataaatagcAACAGAGAATGCATTGTATGTATGAAAGATGAAGTCTCCATTGTTTTCTTGCCATGTGCGCACCAAGTTATGTGTGCTAGTTGCAGTGATGAGTATGGAAGAAAAGGCAAGGCTACTTGTCCTTGCTGCAGGGTTCAAATCCAACAGAGAATCCGTGTATTTGGGGCAAGTTCCTAG
- the LOC114391873 gene encoding MND1-interacting protein 1-like isoform X2, which translates to MGCTMREKHIRANRRPRSVKPDPDSCDKDAISKSIAESGLKPFKYHLGLNDSSQSPNSIPNAEETGWGYCTEEQLEEILLKNLEFIYNEAVSKLVALGYDEDVAVKAILRNGHCYGGMDVLTNILHNSLAFLNSNSDSGGGGGGASYNSNGGNLDESDPVFSDLRQLEEYSLAGMLCLLQQVRPHLSKGDAMWCLLMSDLHVGRASAMEIPEPGNGSTVPAAGEVGANLVGAMAPALCRFHGGWGFGSGGGLEFPVNGIFSCGAEMNLQLQRDIEFPKRFNLSPSMKSLLKRNVAMFAAGFRANSKQLQAQVKVVPGRSTVPSLDSSAASGTEVPAEQSGGNSQNLDSQDAVNSVQSKFGDLNLDENLELVAEDQKDEVIVTLFHQIKDLEKQVSERKDWAHQKAMQAARKLSSDLTELKMLRMEREETQKLKKGKPVLEDTTMKRLSEMENALRKASGQLDLGNAAVRRLETENAEMKAEMEASKLSASESVTACLEVAKREKKCLKKLLAWEKQKAKLQQEISDEKEKILKTKEILVQIRQCQKEAELSAMAYYAFMDIYFSGHVKNVYPSILDDPYVIFSSCFLIHNHGSV; encoded by the exons atgggTTGCACCATGAGGGAAAAGCACATCAGAGCTAATCGGAGACCCCGATCGGTGAAGCCGGACCCGGATTCTTGCGACAAAGATGCCATATCCAAATCCATAGCCGAGTCTGGCCTCAAGCCCTTCAAATACCATCTGGGTCTCAACGATTCTTCCCAGAGTCCGAATTCGATCCCTAATGCTGAGGAAACCGGGTGGGGTTACTGTACAGAGGAACAATTGGAAGAGATTCTGTTGAAAAACTTGGAATTTATATACAACGAAGCTGTTTCGAAGCTTGTTGCGTTGGGATATGATGAGGATGTTGCTGTTAAGGCCATACTGCGAAATGGACATTGTTATGGTGGCATGGATGTGCTGACGAATATTTTGCACAATTCCTTGGCTTTTTTGAATAGTAATAGTgatagtggtggtggtggtggtggtgctagTTATAATAGTAATGGTGGGAATTTGGATGAGTCTGACCCTGTGTTCTCTGATTTGAGGCAGTTGGAGGAGTACTCTTTGGCGGGTATGCTGTGTTTGTTGCAACAAGTGAGGCCTCATTTGAGCAAAGGGGATGCCATGTGGTGTTTGCTCATGAGTGATCTTCATGTTGGGAGGGCTAGTGCTATGGAGATTCCGGAGCCGGGCAATGGGAGCACTGTGCCGGCTGCCGGCGAGGTTGGTGCCAATTTGGTTGGTGCTATGGCGCCAGCTTTGTGTAGGTTTCATGGGGGGTGGGGATTTGGAAGTGGGGGAGGCTTGGAATTTCCTGTGAATGGGATATTCTCTTGTGGTGCAGAGATGAATTTGCAGCTGCAACGAGACATTGAGTTTCCGAAGAGGTTTAATCTTTCTCCTTCAATGAAGTCCTTGTTGAAGAGAAATGTTGCTATGTTTGCTGCTGGTTTTAGGGCAAACTCCAAGCAATTGCAGGCACAGGTGAAGGTCGTTCCCGGCCGGAGTACAGTGCCTAGTTTGGATTCTTCGGCTGCATCTGGGACAGAAGTCCCGGCTGAGCAGTCCGGAGGAAATTCACAGAATCTTGATAGCCAAGATGCTGTGAATTCGGTGCAGAGTAAATTTGGTGATTTGAATCTTGATGAGAATTTGGAGTTAGTGGCGGAGGATCAGAAGGATGAGGTGATagttactttatttcatcagaTTAAGGATCTTGAGAAACAGGTCAGTGAGCGAAAAGATTGGGCTCATCAGAAGGCAATGCAGGCAGCAAGAAAGCTAAGCAGTGATCTGACTGAGCTCAAAATGTTGCGGATGGAAAGAGAGGAGACTcaaaaattgaagaaaggaAAACCAGTGCTTGAGGACACAACCATGAAGAGACTCTCAGAGATGGAGAATGCTTTGAGAAAGGCCAGTGGTCAACTGGACCTTGGGAATGCAGCTGTGAGGAGACTAGAAACTGAGAATGCAGAAATGAAAGCAGAGATGGAGGCTTCCAAATTAAGTGCATCAGAATCGGTGACAGCTTGCTTAGAAGTTgcaaaaagggagaaaaaatgCTTGAAAAAACTTCTAGCTTGGGAAAAACAGAAAGCTAAGCTGCAGCAAGAGATTTCTgatgaaaaagagaagatattaaagacaaaagaaatattGGTTCAGATTAGACAATGTCAAAAGGAAGCTGAG TTATCAGCTATGGCATACTATGCATTCATGGATATTTATTTCAGTGGACATGTGAAAAACGTGTATCCTTCAATCCTTGATGATCCTTACGTTATATTCTCTAGTTGTTTTCTTATTCATAATCATGGAAGTGTATAA